The Arachis hypogaea cultivar Tifrunner chromosome 14, arahy.Tifrunner.gnm2.J5K5, whole genome shotgun sequence DNA window TCTGTTGCTTTGCATGATCCATTTTATTTTGAAGTGTGGACTGTGTCCTTGTTCATTgtatttcttgctttatttttttcCGTAAATTCTATGCCAACTGTCTCACTTGTTTGGATCTTAAAGTTGATTTTTACTTCTTATTGAAATGTATTTGTTTTATTGTTGTTCCTTTCATAATGTTTGATACATAGGTTCTTATACTTCTtcaatttgatgaattttttgcTTTCAATTTGTAGGTCAGTCTATTATGCTGCCACGGATGTCGTAATTCTTAGATTCATGATTGAAGCCTGCTGGGCTCCGATGTTAGCTGCCTTCAGTGTTCCTCTTGATCAAAGTGATGATGAAGTTGTAATATCTCTCTGTCTTGAAGGCTTCCGCTATGCTATTCATGTTACTTCTGTAATGTCCATGAAGACTCATAGAGATGCTTTTGTAACCTCATTGGCAAAGTTTACTTCCCTGCATTCTCCTGCTGATATTAAGCAGAAAAATGTAGACGCAATCAAGGTTGGCAATAAAAATTCTATTCTTGCTGGCTCATGAACACAGTAATAAGATGGAATCTTTGTTGAGTAGCAattgtttgttttgattttgaTACTTTCTAAAATGCTAAGTGTATAAATTGTTTCCGTGACTTCTTTATGATTGAGTCCTGCCAACCTTAAGTTCTTCTGGATTTGACTTTAGACTTTTCATATGAATTGTTGATAGGTCATAGTTACTATTGCTGACGAGGATGGGAATTACTTACAAGAAGCATGGGAGCATATTTTGACCTGTGTTTCCCGATTTGAGCATCTACATCTTCTTGGAGAGGGCGCTCCTCCAGATGCGACATTCTTTGCTTTTCCTCAGAATGATTCTGAAAAAACAAAGCAAGCAAAATCAACTATTCTTCCTGTCTTGAAGAAGAAGGGACCTGGGAGAATGCAGTATGCAGCTTCCACGGTAATGAGGGGTTCATATGATAGTTCTGGAATTGGCAGTAATGCTTCTGGAGCTGTCACGTCGGAACAGGTGAACAGTCTAGTTTCTAATTTGAATATGTTGGAACAAGTTGGAAGCTCGGAAATGAACCGCATATTTACTCGGAGTCAGAAGTTGAACAGTGAGGCCATAATAGATTTTGTTAAGGCTCTATGCAAGGTCTCCATGGAGGAATTGAGATCTCCCACTGATCCACGGGTGTTCAGTCTTACAAAAATAGTTGAGATTGCGTATGTATTACCCTCCTCCTCCTTAATGCATTCTATCTGCATGCTGCctgaactttttttttcttctgcctGACGGTGTTTTGGTTGGAGTTATTGCAACTTTGGAACACTGGTTTTCTTGGGAACTGCAATATCCTTTGTTGTTTATGACACTGTTGCCTTGGTTGCACTTACATTTGGCACTTGCCCTTCTTCATGTCCCATGCAAAATTATTTGAATGTTTATAAAGTTTGCTCATCTGATCTAGTTTCCTGTCCTGTTCTTGTAAATATCATATGGAGTTGCGTGTAAAAATGCTATCTATTACTTTTTTGGTTTTGAAACCAATTCAGTGTCATTTTATTGATGAGAGCAAATTACAACTGTCCCCAAAGATGAAATTGGGAAGGTCCAACTGATCTGGGGAAAAAGTTGGGGCAGGGCATTGGGCTTATGATTCTCTCTTTAATGATTAGTTAGTTTCTATTCGCTGCTGTCTAATTTATTGTTTGGCTTGATCGTGCACAGGCATTATAATATGAACCGCATCAGGCTTGTGTGGTCAAGTATTTGGCATGTTCTCTCAGATTTCTTTGTAACCATTGGCTGTTCCGGAAACCTTTCAATTGCAATTTTTGCAATGGATTCCTTGCGTCAGTTGTCAATGAAATTTCTAGAGCGGGAAGAGTTGGCTAACTATAATTTTCAGAATGAATTTATGAAGCCTTTTGTCATTGTTATGCGAAGGAGTAGTGCTGTTGAAATTAGAGAACTTATCATCAGATGTGTCTCTCAAATGGTTCTATCTCGTGTGAACAATGTCAAATCAGGATGGAAGAGCATGTTCATGGTAtggttgcatttttttttttttttttttagtggaGAGCACTACAATTTGTGCAGAGAATGTTTTTGTTTTGACTTTGTTTGCTGAGATTCTTTCTACTTATTGCTTGTGGTCTTGATTTCAGGTATTCACAACAGCGGCATATGATGACCACAGAAATATTGTACTCTTGGCTTTTGAAATTATTGAGAAGATTATTCGTGATTACTTCCCCTACATCACCGAGACAGAAACCACCACCTTTACAGATTGTGTGAATTGTCTGATTGCATTCACCAATAGTAGATTTAACAAAGAGATTAGCTTAAATGCCATTGCTTTTCTTCGAGTCTGTGCAACTAAACTAGCAGAAGGAGACCTTGGTTTTTCATCAAGGAATAAGGACAAGGAAACTTCTGGAAAGATTTTGTCACCATCACCTCGAACAGGAAAAGAGGGAAAACTTGAAAATGGAGATTTAACAGACAAGGAAGATCATCTCTATTTCTGGTTTCCTTTATTGGCCGGTAATGATAATACTTTTGTTTAGGCATGACTTAGAGGAAATTTAGTTAGCTCCTTTCTTAATTTGAATGATTCGTACTGCTATCCATTTTATCTCAAGTTGTGAGAAGCTTAGCTATTCACATGTGCACTTAACACATGCTGACACGCATCTTCTATTGTGCAGGTTTGTCTGAGCTTAGCTTTGATCCAAGGCCCGAGATTAGGCAGAGTGCCTTGCAAGTCCTATTTGAAACCTTACGCAATCATGGCCACCTCTTTTCATTACCTTTATGGGAAAGAGTATTTGAATCAGTCCTATTCCCAATATTTGATTATGTACGTCATGCTATTGATCCCGCAGGAAGTAGCTCACAGATCAATGAATTGGAGATTGATGGTGAGCTTGATCAAGATGCATGGCTTTATGAAACATGCACACTAGCCCTCCAATTGGTGGTAGATCTTTTTGTCAACTTCTACAGCACTGTCAATCCTCTTTTAAGAAAGGTGCTGATACTCCTTGTTAGCTTTATAAAGCGCCCACATCAAAGCCTTGCTGGCATTGGTATTGCTGCATTTGTTCGTTTGATGAGTAATGCTGGAGAGCTATTTTCAGATGAGAAGTGGTTAGAAGTGGTTTTGTCACTAAAAGAGGCTGCAAATGCAACACTACCTAACTTTTCATTCCTTGACAGTGGAGACTCCGTGATTATAAATGATCAGCGTGCTTCAACAGCTGAAGAAGATAATGATCCTGCTGATGAGTCTAGCTCACCCAATAATTTAGAAAGCTTTAGAACTCGTCGTCTTCATGCATATTTATCTGATGCAAAATGCCGAGCTGCTGTTCAGCTTTTATTGATTCAGGTagattcttattttctttatctGATTTAGCACAACAAAGTTGTGTTATCTTGGGAATATGCACCAAGAGGGAGGACACATATGCTCCACATCATAACATATTTTGGTACATATTGTGCACTAACAAAGTTATGTGCGCCAGTAGAAACAAATGTATTCTgctttctcaaaaaaaaaaaaaaaaaaaaaaattgacaatatTTACTTTCTGAAATTTGGCAGGCGGTGATGGAGATATACAACATGTACCGTCCTCAACTTTCAGCAAAATCAATTCTTGTCCTGTTTGATGCTTTGCATGATGTGGCATCACATGCACACAAGATTAACAGCAATATTATTTTGCGCTCAAAGTTGCAAGAGTTTGGTTCAATGACCCAAATGCAAGACCCTCCGCTGTTACGCCTTGAGAATGAGTCCTACCAAATATGCCTCACATTTTTACAGAACCTACTTGTTGACAGGCCTAATGAGGCCGCTGAGGTGGAGACTCATTTGGTCCGGCTTTGTCAGGAGGTCTTGGAGTTCTACATTAAAGTTGCAGGTTCTGGACAAGTATCTGAATCTTCTCGTGGTGCACAACAACATTGGTTAATTCCTTTAGGCTCTGGTAAGCGAAGAGAACTAGCTACACGCGCACCTCTCATTGTGGCTGCTATCCAGGCTATTTGTAATTTGGGAGATGTGTGCTTTGAGAAGAATCTGGCTCAGTTTTTTCCCCTTTTCTCAAGCTTGATAAGTTGCGAACATGGGTCAACTGAGGTCCAGGTAGCACTCAGCGACATGCTTAGTTTATCAGTTGGTCCTGTTTTGCTACGGTCATGTTGATTGCTTGGGTAAGATTTACCCTGCATTGAGATGTAGGATATTTTTGTCTAAATCTGTccatatttttcttctcttatttTCCGTGGATTACATAACAGAAATATAGTTTTATAGTGTATGAATAGTGTATGAAAGTTAGCAGTGAGTGTGTTTAGATAATATATCTTCCACCAAGTTCTGTATTTTTATTCTTGGGCAGCAAGTTCTGTATTTTAGAGGCCTAGCTTTTCCAGTCAGAAGCAGGTTTAATGTTGTATGCTTATTGCTTACTTTTCCCGGAATTTCcccaattttttttaagaatgagTTTTCCTTCTTTTCCTGTAAAATTTAGTTTGTAACCTTATAATCTATTTTAAATGGTATTGatgttttattgtttttattaagAGTTTAACTGGGTATTTAATTTTTTCGGTCAATATTAATCAAtcttataaaattgttttttattttaaattttaatcataaaTTCTATGggaattaaaaaatataagtttacaataaaaaagttaattaatggtaattaattaaaaatcagtttctcatttattttattataatttcttcAATCGTATGACTCATTTAGTACACGTCAAATTTTTGCAGCATGGAAGGTTACAAAATGTTTTTCTTTTGAAGGCCTATAAGGCTAACATATAAGAATTACTATGGCAGTATGGCCGTCTAGTTTTAATCAGAATCCAAATATGGCCAGAAAATAAAGGTCAAAAGCTAAATATCTGATCCAGTTGCAAACTTGCAGTCCTGCGTACGGATAGCTCAACATGTTGAAAACTTGAAACAACGTTATTGTATTTGTAAACCTATAatcttatcaaatttaatttgccGGCGTTAAAGTTAGATTGACTTAAATACTTAATACTTTTCAACCAAATGCCAAACAAGACCTAATCAAATCTCAATTAGAACGAACCAGTTCAACCTAATAAAAACTAGAGTCGCTATTATATTATCATGGTGTTTATGTAGACTAAAAATTaaggtaatatttttttttatatttttgctataatatttaattttactttttaaaatgaaaagtattttcaaatattttaaaaaacattactttattttaaaaaatattattaaaattatataactaCTACAGTAATCGTAATAATAGACATGTAATAAAATATCTTGTCCATATATTCTATACTCTATGCAGTTTaccaaaaataaattcatgatCTGCTACTTTATATATATAGACGAAGTGATACCACCTTGCCTCAAAGAAAATGTTCAACCATGTCTAacaaccttaaaccctaaacttcATCAACCTCATATATCTCCTCCATCTTTAATGTTTGTTGCACGTCAAGGTTATCAAATTCTAGAATTAACATGTAAGTTTAAGTCTCAAATCGCTTTGACGATGTTAATTAGATGATTTTATAATTTAGCTTTAACTAAATTTTTCGAGTTTAGGTGAACTCTCTCTAAGCATTTTTCCCTTTAACTTCTTCCTCAGCCATGTTTGAAACTTTTAAAACTTTCTTCACTTTTCTTGAAAGAAAGACCAAATTCCTTGGCCTCAATCAGCCAAAGAGCATGGATATGATTGATTGCTGCTACACCAGAAAACCAAACAACAATGggttctcatcatcatcatcatccaaggTATCATTACCCTCTTCTTTTGTTGATATGGGAATCTCTAACCAATTGAAGCATGTTTTCAAGCTCATTGACACCAATGGTGATGGCAAGATATCAACCACCGAACTCAGTGAGTTTCTCTCATCATGCATTGGATACAAGAAATCCATAGCTGCAAAAGAAACTGAGAGCATGTTTAGTGTGTTGGATTCAAATGGAGATGGGTTCGTTGACTTGGATGAATTCATGGTTGTTATGAATGAAAATGACAaaaaggataataataataataataatgatgatgaagaagaaaatgaTTATTTAATGGATGCTTTTCTTGTGTTTGACACTGATAAGAATGGTTTAATCTCAGCTAAGGAGCTAAATAGGGTTTTGATGAGTTTAGGGTTTGATCAGTGCAGTGAGAAAGAGTGCAAGAACATGATCAAAGGGGTTGATAAGAATGGAGATGGGTTTGTAGACTTTGAAGAATTCAAGTCCATGATGAAATCAAGACATGCCAATTAAAACCTTAGTttggttgaaaaaaaattaacgagaaatattgtgtatttattttttatcataaatcAAATTGTTGACAATTTGACATACATCCTTTTATTATGGATGAagtgtatgattttttttttttttttttgggtaaattTCCTATCAGTGAGTTTGAAATAATGTATAAGATTAAAATGAATATAAATAACATCATATTTCAAATTCAGTGACATAATGTAAATACTTTTagtagtcatc harbors:
- the LOC112743922 gene encoding brefeldin A-inhibited guanine nucleotide-exchange protein 2, whose translation is MASSEADSRLVQVIIPALEKIIKNASWRKHAKLAHECKSVIETLTSPQSQQQQSNPQSPGSEDGAADPEASVPGPLNGGGAIEYSLAESESILRPLINAANSGVLKIAEPAVDALQKLIAHGYLRGEADPAGGCPEAKLLANLIESVCKCHDLGDDAVELLVLKSLLSAVTSISLRIHGDCLLLIVRTCYDIYLGSKNVVNQTTAKASLIQMLVIVFRRMEADSSTVPVQPIVVAELMAPVEKSDADNSITQSVQGFITKVMQDIDGVLNPATPSSRVSALGGHDGAFETTTTATVETTNPADLLDSSDKDMLDAKYWEISMYKTALEGRKGELVDGEVVERDDDMEIQIGNKLRRDAFLVFRALCKLSMKTPPKEASADPQLMKGKIVALELLKILLENAGAVFRTSDRFLDAIKQYLCLSLLKNSASNLMIVFQLSCSIFISLVARFRAGLKAEIGVFFPMIVLRVLENVAQPNFQQKMIVLRFLEKLCDDSQILVDIFINYDCDVNSSNIFERMVNGLLKTAQGIPPGVTTTVLPPQEETLKLEALKCLVAVLKSMGDWMNKQLRIPEPLSSKKVEAVDNGHEAGGHPMVNGNGEESAEGSETHSEISNDASDVSTIEQRRAYKLELQEGISLFNRKPKKGIEFLINANKVGNSPEDIAAFLKDASGLNKTLIGDYLGERDEMSLKVMHAYVDSFDFQGMQFDEAIRVLLQGFRLPGEAQKIDRIMEKFAERYCKCNPKVFSSADTAYVLAYSVIMLNTDAHNPMVKNKMSADDFIKNNRGIDDGKDVPEEYLRSLYERISKNEIKMKDVDLETQQRQAVNPNRLLGLDSILNIVIRKRGEDSTMGTSDDLIRRMQEQFKEKARKTESVYYAATDVVILRFMIEACWAPMLAAFSVPLDQSDDEVVISLCLEGFRYAIHVTSVMSMKTHRDAFVTSLAKFTSLHSPADIKQKNVDAIKVIVTIADEDGNYLQEAWEHILTCVSRFEHLHLLGEGAPPDATFFAFPQNDSEKTKQAKSTILPVLKKKGPGRMQYAASTVMRGSYDSSGIGSNASGAVTSEQVNSLVSNLNMLEQVGSSEMNRIFTRSQKLNSEAIIDFVKALCKVSMEELRSPTDPRVFSLTKIVEIAHYNMNRIRLVWSSIWHVLSDFFVTIGCSGNLSIAIFAMDSLRQLSMKFLEREELANYNFQNEFMKPFVIVMRRSSAVEIRELIIRCVSQMVLSRVNNVKSGWKSMFMVFTTAAYDDHRNIVLLAFEIIEKIIRDYFPYITETETTTFTDCVNCLIAFTNSRFNKEISLNAIAFLRVCATKLAEGDLGFSSRNKDKETSGKILSPSPRTGKEGKLENGDLTDKEDHLYFWFPLLAGLSELSFDPRPEIRQSALQVLFETLRNHGHLFSLPLWERVFESVLFPIFDYVRHAIDPAGSSSQINELEIDGELDQDAWLYETCTLALQLVVDLFVNFYSTVNPLLRKVLILLVSFIKRPHQSLAGIGIAAFVRLMSNAGELFSDEKWLEVVLSLKEAANATLPNFSFLDSGDSVIINDQRASTAEEDNDPADESSSPNNLESFRTRRLHAYLSDAKCRAAVQLLLIQAVMEIYNMYRPQLSAKSILVLFDALHDVASHAHKINSNIILRSKLQEFGSMTQMQDPPLLRLENESYQICLTFLQNLLVDRPNEAAEVETHLVRLCQEVLEFYIKVAGSGQVSESSRGAQQHWLIPLGSGKRRELATRAPLIVAAIQAICNLGDVCFEKNLAQFFPLFSSLISCEHGSTEVQVALSDMLSLSVGPVLLRSC
- the LOC112740570 gene encoding probable calcium-binding protein CML23 encodes the protein MFETFKTFFTFLERKTKFLGLNQPKSMDMIDCCYTRKPNNNGFSSSSSSKVSLPSSFVDMGISNQLKHVFKLIDTNGDGKISTTELSEFLSSCIGYKKSIAAKETESMFSVLDSNGDGFVDLDEFMVVMNENDKKDNNNNNNDDEEENDYLMDAFLVFDTDKNGLISAKELNRVLMSLGFDQCSEKECKNMIKGVDKNGDGFVDFEEFKSMMKSRHAN